A region of Marasmius oreades isolate 03SP1 chromosome 9, whole genome shotgun sequence DNA encodes the following proteins:
- a CDS encoding uncharacterized protein (BUSCO:EOG092634MM), translated as MTSQSVVILLRAPSETNDIYETTLSASGYTVFSVPVLETVLTNVNDLTGIIQHGPAYDGVIMTSARACEAWRDAVDGLESQHTPSNYDWNSRPFYVVGKGTKSALCEIHTRHPNSPFAPNPLMIKGEDCGNADQLGRFIVEDLKSTPTKLLYLTGDKNRDTLPNILRDSHVDFQALQVYETRGSVRFPIDWKATLEMASKGDPCTLRWWIIFFAPSAAQFVLPFIEEYFELSTKASTGNSSKPVAKIASIGPTTGKYLHETLCLHVAATASKPTPEDLVSAIISSDMED; from the exons ATGACCTCCCAATCGGTCGTGATCCTTCTTCGTGCCCCTTCTGAGACGAACGATATATACGAAACGACACTCTCCGCATCGGGATATACTGTGTTCTCTGTTCCAGTCCTCGAGACCGTCTTAACGAATGTCAACGACCTAACGGGAATCATCCAGCATGGACCGGCATACGATGGCGTAATAATGACGAGTGCAAGAGCTTGCGAGGCGTGGAGAGACGCGGTTGATGGTCTGGAAAGTCAACATACACCTAGTAATT ACGACTGGAATTCGAGGCCTTTCTACGTCGTAGGGAAAGGAACCAAATCTGCTTTGTGTGAAATTCATACTCGACATCCCAACTCGCCGTTCGCACCCAATCCGTTGATGATCAAAGGCGAAGATTGCGGGAACGCAGATCAGCTTGGCCGTTTTATTGTAGAAGATCTGAAGTCTACGCCTACAAAGCTACTCTACCTTACAGGCGACAAGAACCGCGATACGTTACCGAATATCCTTCGAGATAGTCATGTCGATTTTCAGGCGTTGCAAGTATATGAAACGCGGGGATCGGTTAGGTTCCCGATAGACTGGAAAGCTACGTTGGAGATGGCAAGTAAGGGCG ACCCTTGTACATTGAGATGGTGGATAATTTTCTTCGCACCATCTGCCGCCCAATTCGTCCTTCCTTTTATAGAGGAGTATTTTGAGCTGTCGACCAAGGCCAGTACAGGCAATTCATCAAAACCTGTCGCGAAGATCGCGTCCATTGGCCCAACCACAGGCAAATATCTTCACGAGACATTATGCCTCCATGTGGCCGCGACGGCTTCGAAGCCTACCCCAGAAGACCTTGTATCTGCGATAATCTCTTCTGACATGGAGGACTGA